In a single window of the Chiloscyllium punctatum isolate Juve2018m chromosome 25, sChiPun1.3, whole genome shotgun sequence genome:
- the LOC140495725 gene encoding POU domain, class 3, transcription factor 4-like — MATAASNLYLASSASSTSSRSGMLTSHSIVHSESPSGMQAAAAAAAAAAAAAAAATFRSHPSKLLAGDYLPALAAGNGHPLSHQWVTALPEGSGPWTAAAIPAAPLPQQDSKPGRDELASHHHHPHHQQQQPHHHHHPHHPHHQQHQQQHQQQQQSQHHSPHWSGGGSGGGGAPPHLYPQTAAFQVNGLLEHMSPPQGPGQGPGLHPGLREGSEAELSQGARGCLEPHSDEETPTSDELEQFAKQFKQRRIKLGFTQADVGLALGTLYGNVFSQTTICRFEALQLSFKNMCKLKPLLNKWLEEADSSTGSPTSIDKIAAQGRKRKKRTSIEVSVKGALETHFLKCPKPAAQEISSLADSLQLEKEVVRVWFCNRRQKEKRMTPPGLHQQDEIFVHSMDSETPSHRDL, encoded by the coding sequence aTGGCCACCGCAGCCTCCAATCTGTACCTGGCGAGCAGCGCTAGCAGCACTAGTAGCAGGAGCGGGATGCTAACATCGCACTCCATCGTCCACAGCGAGTCGCCCTCCGGGATGCAAGCGGCGGCGGCTGCGGCGGCGGCAGCGGCAGCGGCAGCGGCAGCCGCCACCTTCCGGAGCCACCCTTCCAAGCTGCTGGCCGGGGACTACCTGCCGGCGCTGGCAGCGGGCAACGGGCACCCCCTGTCGCACCAGTGGGTGACGGCTCTGCCCGAGGGCAGCGGCCCGTGGACGGCGGCGGCCATCCCCGCCGCCCCGCTGCCTCAGCAGGACTCCAAACCGGGCAGGGATGAGTTAGcgtcccaccaccaccacccccaccaccagcagcagcagccgcaccatcaccatcacccccaccacccccaccaccagcagcaccagcagcagcaccagcagcagcagcagagtcaGCACCACTCGCCGCACTGGAGCGGCGGAGGCAGCGGCGGAGGCGGGGCACCGCCGCATCTCTACCCGCAGACCGCCGCCTTTCAGGTCAACGGCTTGCTGGAGCACATGAGCCCGCCGCAGGGCCCGGGGCAAGGCCCGGGGCTGCACCCGGGGCTGAGGGAGGGCTCCGAGGCCGAGCTGAGCCAAGGCGCCCGCGGCTGCCTGGAGCCGCACTCGGACGAGGAGACGCCGACCTCGGACGAGCTGGAGCAGTTCGCCAAGCAGTTCAAGCAGCGGCGGATCAAGCTGGGCTTCACCCAGGCGGACGTGGGCCTGGCGCTGGGCACCCTGTACGGCAACGTGTTCTCGCAGACCACCATCTGCAGGTTCGAGGCGCTGCAGCTCAGCTTCAAGAACATGTGCAAGCTCAAGCCCCTGCTCAACAAGTGGCTGGAGGAGGCCGACTCGAGCACCGGCAGCCCCACCAGCATCGACAAAATCGCCGCCCAGGGCAGGAAGCGCAAGAAGCGGACCTCCATCGAGGTGAGCGTCAAGGGAGCCCTGGAGACCCACTTCCTCAAGTGCCCCAAGCCGGCCGCCCAGGAGATCTCCAGCCTGGCCGACAGCCTCCAGCTGGAGAAGGAGGTGGTCAGGGTCTGGTTCTGCAACCGGCGGCAGAAGGAGAAGAGGATGACACCGCCCGGACTCCATCAGCAAGACGAGATATTCGTCCACAGTATGGACTCAGAGACCCCGAGCCACCGCGACCTTTAA